A single Danio rerio strain Tuebingen ecotype United States chromosome 17, GRCz12tu, whole genome shotgun sequence DNA region contains:
- the ero1a gene encoding ERO1-like protein alpha isoform X2, with protein sequence METCVLLLGLFLTSVHVTTAGSAAHRCFCQVTGTLDDCACDVETIDKFNNKDIFPKLQKLLSSDYFRFYKVNLNNGCPFWTDHSQCGLKYCAVKPCSPDEVPEGLKSSSYKYSEKASHDTEECEKAEKLGAVNGSLSDETRQALQEWKKYDDESDRFCMLDDEDSPESQYVDLLLNPERFTGYIGAEAWRIWNSIYEENCFKPYSVNRPLNPLASNSGDLCIVSPGLCVEKRAFFRLISGLHASINIHLSARYLLDENWFEMKWGHNVSEFQQRFDEDLTKGEGPKRLRNLYFLYLIELRALAKILPYFERSTFQLYTGQDTQDDQNKKLLLELLHVAKSFPLHFDETALFAGNNKEAMKLKEDFKLTFKNISRIMDCVECFKCRLWGKLQTQGLGTALKILFSERQIEAMPNTSNTNPSFQLSRQEIVSLFNAFGRISTSVRELKNFRSLLSKLKQ encoded by the exons GTCACCGGGACCCTCGATGATTGTGCTTGTGATGTTGAGACCATCGACAAGTTCAACAACAAGGACATTTTTCCCAAACTGCAGAAACTACTGTCATCTGACTACTTCCGGTTTTACAAG GTTAATCTAAACAACGGCTGCCCATTCTGGACAGACCACAGCCAGTGTGGACTCAAATACTGCGCTGTGAAACCTTGCTCTCCG GATGAAGTACCAGAGGGCCTCAAATCCAGCAGTTATAAG TATTCAGAAAAGGCTAGTCATGATACTGAGGAATGCGAGAAGGCGGAGAAGCTTGGAGCTGTCAATGGTTCTCTGAG TGATGAGACACGTCAGGCTCTTCAGGAGTGGAAGAAATACGACGATGAATCTGATCGCTTCTGCATGTTGGACG ATGAGGACTCTCCTGAATCACAGTATGTTGACCTTCTGCTCAACCCAGAGCGTTTTACTGGTTATATAGGAGCCGAGGCCTGGCGGATCTGGAACAGCATATATGAGGAGAACTGCTTCAA ACCATATTCAGTTAATCGGCCTCTAAATCCTTTGGCATCAAACAGTGGTGA TCTTTGCATTGTTTCCCCAGGACTGTGTGTGGAAAAACGAGCTTTCTTCAGGCTGATCTCAGGACTGCACGCCAGTATTAACATACACCTGAGCGCCAGATACCTACTAGATG AGAATTGGTTTGAAATGAAGTGGGGACACAACGTCTCTGAGTTCCAGCAGAGGTTTGATGAAGATCTGACCAAAGGCGAGGGCCCAAAGAGGCTTCGTAACCTCTACTTTCTGTACCTCATTGAGCTGCGGGCTCTGGCCAAAATCCTCCCTTATTTCGAGCGCTCAACCTTCCAGCTGTACACCGGCCAGGACACACAAGATGACCAGAACAAGAAACTGCTGCTAGAGCTCCTCCATGTGGCCAA GTCTTTTCCATTGCATTTTGACGAGACTGCTCTATTTGCTGGAAATAACAAGGAAGCCATGAAACTGAAG GAAGACTTTAAGCTCACCTTCAAGAACATCTCGCGCATCATGGACTGTGTCGAATGCTTTAAATGCAGACTTTGGGGAAAACTGCAG ACCCAAGGCCTGGGAACAGCACTGAAAATCCTGTTTTCAGAAAGGCAAATAGAGGCCATGCCCAACACAAGCAACACCAATCCATCATTTCAGCTCAGTCGGCAGGAAATTGTGTCTTTGTTCAACGCTTTCGGAAG aATCTCCACAAGTGTCAGAGAGTTGAAGAACTTCAGATCGTTGTTGTCGAAACTCAAACAGTGA
- the ero1a gene encoding ERO1-like protein alpha precursor produces METCVLLLGLFLTSVHVTTAGSAAHRCFCQVTGTLDDCACDVETIDKFNNKDIFPKLQKLLSSDYFRFYKVNLNNGCPFWTDHSQCGLKYCAVKPCSPDEVPEGLKSSSYKYSEKASHDTEECEKAEKLGAVNGSLSDETRQALQEWKKYDDESDRFCMLDDEDSPESQYVDLLLNPERFTGYIGAEAWRIWNSIYEENCFKPYSVNRPLNPLASNSGDDGQGFYRWLEGLCVEKRAFFRLISGLHASINIHLSARYLLDENWFEMKWGHNVSEFQQRFDEDLTKGEGPKRLRNLYFLYLIELRALAKILPYFERSTFQLYTGQDTQDDQNKKLLLELLHVAKSFPLHFDETALFAGNNKEAMKLKEDFKLTFKNISRIMDCVECFKCRLWGKLQTQGLGTALKILFSERQIEAMPNTSNTNPSFQLSRQEIVSLFNAFGRISTSVRELKNFRSLLSKLKQ; encoded by the exons GTCACCGGGACCCTCGATGATTGTGCTTGTGATGTTGAGACCATCGACAAGTTCAACAACAAGGACATTTTTCCCAAACTGCAGAAACTACTGTCATCTGACTACTTCCGGTTTTACAAG GTTAATCTAAACAACGGCTGCCCATTCTGGACAGACCACAGCCAGTGTGGACTCAAATACTGCGCTGTGAAACCTTGCTCTCCG GATGAAGTACCAGAGGGCCTCAAATCCAGCAGTTATAAG TATTCAGAAAAGGCTAGTCATGATACTGAGGAATGCGAGAAGGCGGAGAAGCTTGGAGCTGTCAATGGTTCTCTGAG TGATGAGACACGTCAGGCTCTTCAGGAGTGGAAGAAATACGACGATGAATCTGATCGCTTCTGCATGTTGGACG ATGAGGACTCTCCTGAATCACAGTATGTTGACCTTCTGCTCAACCCAGAGCGTTTTACTGGTTATATAGGAGCCGAGGCCTGGCGGATCTGGAACAGCATATATGAGGAGAACTGCTTCAA ACCATATTCAGTTAATCGGCCTCTAAATCCTTTGGCATCAAACAGTG GAGATGATG ggCAGGGGTTTTACCGCTGGCTTGAGG GACTGTGTGTGGAAAAACGAGCTTTCTTCAGGCTGATCTCAGGACTGCACGCCAGTATTAACATACACCTGAGCGCCAGATACCTACTAGATG AGAATTGGTTTGAAATGAAGTGGGGACACAACGTCTCTGAGTTCCAGCAGAGGTTTGATGAAGATCTGACCAAAGGCGAGGGCCCAAAGAGGCTTCGTAACCTCTACTTTCTGTACCTCATTGAGCTGCGGGCTCTGGCCAAAATCCTCCCTTATTTCGAGCGCTCAACCTTCCAGCTGTACACCGGCCAGGACACACAAGATGACCAGAACAAGAAACTGCTGCTAGAGCTCCTCCATGTGGCCAA GTCTTTTCCATTGCATTTTGACGAGACTGCTCTATTTGCTGGAAATAACAAGGAAGCCATGAAACTGAAG GAAGACTTTAAGCTCACCTTCAAGAACATCTCGCGCATCATGGACTGTGTCGAATGCTTTAAATGCAGACTTTGGGGAAAACTGCAG ACCCAAGGCCTGGGAACAGCACTGAAAATCCTGTTTTCAGAAAGGCAAATAGAGGCCATGCCCAACACAAGCAACACCAATCCATCATTTCAGCTCAGTCGGCAGGAAATTGTGTCTTTGTTCAACGCTTTCGGAAG aATCTCCACAAGTGTCAGAGAGTTGAAGAACTTCAGATCGTTGTTGTCGAAACTCAAACAGTGA
- the ero1a gene encoding ERO1-like protein alpha isoform X1 — protein METCVLLLGLFLTSVHVTTAGSAAHRCFCQVTGTLDDCACDVETIDKFNNKDIFPKLQKLLSSDYFRFYKVNLNNGCPFWTDHSQCGLKYCAVKPCSPDEVPEGLKSSSYKYSEKASHDTEECEKAEKLGAVNGSLSDETRQALQEWKKYDDESDRFCMLDDEDSPESQYVDLLLNPERFTGYIGAEAWRIWNSIYEENCFKPYSVNRPLNPLASNSGQGFYRWLEGLCVEKRAFFRLISGLHASINIHLSARYLLDENWFEMKWGHNVSEFQQRFDEDLTKGEGPKRLRNLYFLYLIELRALAKILPYFERSTFQLYTGQDTQDDQNKKLLLELLHVAKSFPLHFDETALFAGNNKEAMKLKEDFKLTFKNISRIMDCVECFKCRLWGKLQTQGLGTALKILFSERQIEAMPNTSNTNPSFQLSRQEIVSLFNAFGRISTSVRELKNFRSLLSKLKQ, from the exons GTCACCGGGACCCTCGATGATTGTGCTTGTGATGTTGAGACCATCGACAAGTTCAACAACAAGGACATTTTTCCCAAACTGCAGAAACTACTGTCATCTGACTACTTCCGGTTTTACAAG GTTAATCTAAACAACGGCTGCCCATTCTGGACAGACCACAGCCAGTGTGGACTCAAATACTGCGCTGTGAAACCTTGCTCTCCG GATGAAGTACCAGAGGGCCTCAAATCCAGCAGTTATAAG TATTCAGAAAAGGCTAGTCATGATACTGAGGAATGCGAGAAGGCGGAGAAGCTTGGAGCTGTCAATGGTTCTCTGAG TGATGAGACACGTCAGGCTCTTCAGGAGTGGAAGAAATACGACGATGAATCTGATCGCTTCTGCATGTTGGACG ATGAGGACTCTCCTGAATCACAGTATGTTGACCTTCTGCTCAACCCAGAGCGTTTTACTGGTTATATAGGAGCCGAGGCCTGGCGGATCTGGAACAGCATATATGAGGAGAACTGCTTCAA ACCATATTCAGTTAATCGGCCTCTAAATCCTTTGGCATCAAACAGTG ggCAGGGGTTTTACCGCTGGCTTGAGG GACTGTGTGTGGAAAAACGAGCTTTCTTCAGGCTGATCTCAGGACTGCACGCCAGTATTAACATACACCTGAGCGCCAGATACCTACTAGATG AGAATTGGTTTGAAATGAAGTGGGGACACAACGTCTCTGAGTTCCAGCAGAGGTTTGATGAAGATCTGACCAAAGGCGAGGGCCCAAAGAGGCTTCGTAACCTCTACTTTCTGTACCTCATTGAGCTGCGGGCTCTGGCCAAAATCCTCCCTTATTTCGAGCGCTCAACCTTCCAGCTGTACACCGGCCAGGACACACAAGATGACCAGAACAAGAAACTGCTGCTAGAGCTCCTCCATGTGGCCAA GTCTTTTCCATTGCATTTTGACGAGACTGCTCTATTTGCTGGAAATAACAAGGAAGCCATGAAACTGAAG GAAGACTTTAAGCTCACCTTCAAGAACATCTCGCGCATCATGGACTGTGTCGAATGCTTTAAATGCAGACTTTGGGGAAAACTGCAG ACCCAAGGCCTGGGAACAGCACTGAAAATCCTGTTTTCAGAAAGGCAAATAGAGGCCATGCCCAACACAAGCAACACCAATCCATCATTTCAGCTCAGTCGGCAGGAAATTGTGTCTTTGTTCAACGCTTTCGGAAG aATCTCCACAAGTGTCAGAGAGTTGAAGAACTTCAGATCGTTGTTGTCGAAACTCAAACAGTGA